From the Brevibacillus choshinensis genome, one window contains:
- a CDS encoding GNAT family N-acetyltransferase, with protein sequence MLNQTIPLLHVLSELDIPGLIELSSSVEWDYNAEELRTVLAIGTVYGHKNEANQLVSCAAVIPYEDQLATIGMVIVHSSCRGLGLGRSLMKACMEAVPLDSAIMLIATKEGQPLYESMGFVTVDTIHKSIRKNVSPLTNEPASEFVDIVPMKESDLTAAIELDALAVGSKRSAFLYTRMQQAKTCLVIKDQEGTIVGFGFAVQGPINLVAGPIVARNSAEATSLLCKLTEGHEGHIRIDVPDGQEDFLRFLAQNEFEKASQPPVMIARANSLPPRSGHYFGIGAQIFG encoded by the coding sequence ATGTTGAATCAAACTATCCCTCTCCTGCACGTATTATCCGAGCTAGACATCCCCGGACTGATCGAGTTATCTTCGTCCGTTGAATGGGATTACAACGCAGAAGAACTACGCACCGTCCTCGCAATCGGTACCGTGTATGGGCACAAAAACGAAGCCAACCAGCTCGTCTCCTGCGCGGCTGTCATTCCCTATGAAGATCAACTCGCGACCATCGGAATGGTTATTGTCCATTCCTCCTGCAGAGGCCTAGGTCTGGGGCGTTCGCTCATGAAAGCATGCATGGAAGCCGTCCCGCTCGACTCCGCAATCATGCTGATTGCCACAAAAGAGGGCCAGCCTTTATATGAAAGCATGGGCTTCGTAACAGTAGATACCATTCACAAATCGATCAGAAAAAACGTTTCCCCACTGACTAACGAGCCTGCTTCTGAATTCGTTGACATCGTGCCTATGAAAGAAAGTGACCTGACTGCTGCCATCGAATTGGACGCTCTGGCGGTGGGAAGCAAACGCTCCGCCTTTTTGTATACACGCATGCAGCAGGCAAAGACTTGTTTGGTCATCAAAGATCAAGAGGGTACCATCGTTGGCTTTGGCTTTGCGGTACAAGGTCCGATAAACCTCGTAGCTGGCCCTATTGTGGCACGAAATTCTGCCGAAGCAACGAGTCTGCTCTGCAAATTAACGGAAGGACATGAAGGTCATATTCGAATCGATGTACCAGATGGACAGGAAGACTTCCTGCGCTTTCTTGCACAAAACGAATTTGAAAAGGCGAGCCAGCCTCCAGTCATGATTGCACGTGCAAACAGCTTGCCACCACGTTCCGGCCACTATTTTGGGATCGGGGCTCAAATATTCGGATAA
- a CDS encoding ABC transporter permease has product MALLSYSIRRILMLIPVLLGMSIVVFSIIRAIPGDPALTILGEKASPKAIEDLREVLGLNNPWYVQYFDYLKQILSGDLGVSLHSGASITQEIGPYLAATTELTIVSMLFAVIIGVNAGILSAWKQNSWFDYSAMLIALIGVSMPIFWLGLMEQWFFAQELKWLPSVGRDNSRNPVEAITQFYILDTLLAGQWDQLWEVIKHLILPGVALGTIPMAIIARITRSSMLEVMRADYVRTARAKGMAQFWVVYKHALKNAMIPVLTVIGLQTGLLLGGAVLTETIFGWPGVGRYIFTAIGNRDYPVIQSGILVIATIFVLINLLVDLLYAFIDPRIKYR; this is encoded by the coding sequence ATGGCATTGCTATCCTACAGCATCCGAAGAATTCTCATGCTCATCCCCGTTCTACTGGGCATGTCTATCGTCGTTTTTTCTATCATCCGTGCCATCCCAGGTGATCCGGCTCTCACCATTCTGGGAGAGAAAGCAAGTCCAAAGGCAATTGAAGATTTACGGGAAGTACTTGGTCTGAACAATCCTTGGTATGTTCAATACTTTGACTATTTAAAACAGATTTTGTCGGGGGATTTGGGTGTTTCCCTACACTCCGGTGCCAGCATTACGCAAGAAATCGGTCCGTATTTGGCAGCGACGACGGAATTAACGATCGTCAGCATGCTTTTCGCAGTGATCATTGGTGTGAATGCAGGGATTCTTTCTGCATGGAAGCAAAACTCCTGGTTTGACTACAGTGCGATGTTGATCGCCTTGATTGGCGTTTCTATGCCAATCTTCTGGTTGGGTTTGATGGAGCAATGGTTCTTTGCGCAAGAGCTGAAGTGGCTGCCATCAGTTGGACGTGACAATTCGCGTAATCCCGTGGAGGCCATTACGCAGTTCTATATACTGGATACGCTTCTCGCTGGACAGTGGGATCAGCTGTGGGAGGTTATCAAGCATCTCATTCTGCCAGGTGTTGCTCTGGGTACCATTCCGATGGCGATTATCGCCCGTATTACACGCTCCAGTATGCTGGAGGTCATGCGTGCAGACTATGTGAGAACTGCGCGAGCAAAAGGGATGGCTCAATTCTGGGTTGTTTACAAGCATGCGTTGAAAAATGCAATGATTCCGGTGCTGACGGTGATCGGCTTGCAGACAGGCTTGTTGCTTGGTGGCGCGGTACTGACCGAGACCATCTTTGGATGGCCAGGAGTTGGACGATACATCTTTACCGCGATCGGCAACCGTGACTATCCGGTGATCCAGTCAGGCATTTTGGTGATTGCCACGATTTTCGTGTTGATTAACCTGCTGGTGGACCTCCTGTATGCCTTTATTGATCCACGTATCAAATATCGCTAG
- the lepA gene encoding translation elongation factor 4, whose translation MDRRERQKRIRNFSIIAHIDHGKSTLADRILELTGALTAREMEAQFLDTMELEKERGITIKLNAVRLNYKADDGEEYILHLIDTPGHVDFTYEVSRSLAACEGAILVVDAAQGIEAQTLANVYLALDSNLEIIPVINKIDLPSAEPERVKQEVEDVIGLDASEAVLTSAKAGIGIKEVLEAVVQKVPAPEGDPDAPLQALIFDSYFDAYRGVIASIRVVNGTLRKGMKIKMMATGKSFEVTEIGTSTPRQTQVEELTVGDVGYVAASIKTVGDTSVGDTITDASRPASVPLPGYRKINPMVFCGLYPIETNEYNDLREALEKLQLNDASLQFEPETSQALGFGFRCGFLGLLHMEIIQERIEREFNINLITTAPSVIYRITRTNGEVFEIDNPSKMPDAQKIETIEEPYVLSTVMVPKEYVGDVMQLCQGKRGDFLDMQYMGENRVQLKYDMPLSEIVYDFFDLLKSSTRGYASFDYELAGYKPSKLVKMDILLNSEMVDALSFIVHKDTAYARGKVICEKLKELIPRQQFEVPIQATIGQKVVARETISALRKNVLAKCYGGDISRKRKLLEKQKEGKKRMKSVGSVEVPQEAFMAVLRMDDKK comes from the coding sequence ATGGATCGCCGTGAAAGACAGAAAAGGATTCGAAATTTTTCCATCATCGCCCACATTGACCACGGGAAGTCTACGCTGGCTGACCGTATTTTGGAATTGACCGGTGCGCTCACAGCACGTGAGATGGAAGCCCAGTTTCTGGATACGATGGAGCTGGAAAAAGAGCGCGGTATTACGATCAAGCTGAATGCCGTGCGTTTGAACTATAAAGCGGATGACGGGGAGGAATACATCCTCCACCTGATCGATACCCCTGGACACGTCGACTTTACGTACGAGGTTTCCCGCAGCCTAGCTGCTTGTGAAGGGGCTATTCTCGTAGTGGACGCAGCGCAAGGGATCGAAGCACAGACGCTGGCAAACGTTTACTTGGCGCTGGATAGTAATCTGGAGATCATTCCAGTCATTAACAAGATCGACTTGCCTAGCGCGGAGCCAGAGCGCGTCAAGCAAGAGGTAGAGGATGTTATCGGGCTGGATGCCAGCGAAGCAGTTCTTACCTCTGCCAAAGCAGGAATCGGGATTAAAGAAGTGCTCGAAGCGGTGGTGCAAAAAGTACCGGCGCCAGAGGGAGATCCAGACGCTCCATTGCAAGCATTGATTTTTGACTCCTATTTCGATGCCTACCGTGGCGTAATTGCCTCGATCCGAGTGGTCAACGGTACCTTGCGAAAAGGTATGAAAATCAAGATGATGGCGACAGGCAAGTCATTCGAGGTTACCGAAATCGGGACTTCTACTCCGCGCCAGACGCAAGTAGAAGAGTTGACCGTCGGAGATGTAGGCTACGTGGCAGCTTCCATTAAAACGGTGGGAGATACCAGCGTGGGGGACACCATCACAGATGCGAGCCGTCCTGCTTCCGTGCCGCTGCCAGGTTACCGCAAGATCAACCCGATGGTATTCTGTGGTCTGTACCCAATCGAAACGAACGAGTACAACGACCTTCGTGAAGCATTGGAGAAATTGCAGCTGAACGATGCTTCGCTGCAGTTTGAACCTGAGACATCACAGGCTCTCGGATTTGGCTTCCGTTGTGGTTTCCTCGGATTGTTGCACATGGAAATCATTCAGGAGCGCATTGAGCGCGAATTCAACATCAACCTGATCACGACTGCACCGAGCGTTATTTACCGTATTACGAGAACAAACGGTGAAGTTTTCGAGATCGACAACCCGTCGAAGATGCCGGATGCACAGAAGATCGAGACCATCGAAGAGCCTTATGTTCTCTCCACTGTCATGGTGCCGAAAGAATATGTGGGTGACGTGATGCAGCTGTGCCAAGGCAAGCGTGGCGATTTCCTCGACATGCAGTACATGGGTGAAAACCGCGTACAACTCAAATACGATATGCCTTTGTCTGAGATCGTCTACGACTTCTTCGATCTGTTGAAGTCCAGCACACGTGGTTATGCTTCCTTTGACTACGAATTGGCTGGCTACAAACCATCCAAGCTGGTGAAAATGGATATTCTGCTGAACAGTGAGATGGTGGATGCCCTGTCGTTCATCGTACACAAAGATACCGCTTATGCTCGCGGAAAAGTCATTTGCGAAAAGCTGAAGGAACTCATTCCACGTCAGCAATTCGAAGTGCCGATCCAGGCGACCATTGGGCAAAAGGTCGTAGCGCGTGAGACGATCAGCGCTCTGCGTAAAAACGTACTTGCCAAGTGCTATGGCGGGGACATTTCGCGGAAACGCAAACTCCTCGAAAAGCAAAAAGAAGGGAAGAAGCGCATGAAATCTGTCGGTTCCGTCGAGGTTCCACAGGAAGCCTTCATGGCAGTTCTGCGCATGGATGATAAGAAGTAG
- a CDS encoding sigma-70 family RNA polymerase sigma factor — MEKLQPTDDAAFEQIMREYGTRVLRLVTFLVKDRNVAEDLTQDVFVKVYRHLPRFRKESSIHTWIYRIAVNECKGHLRSWAFRQILPRSWIKRDSNVSTEQIVMHQSERDELVMQVQNLPSMYRQVIVLHYYADLSIAEVANVLSVSEGTVRTRLHRARQHLKKQLGEEGDWEWTRTSGSNN; from the coding sequence GTGGAGAAATTGCAACCCACAGACGATGCCGCATTTGAACAAATCATGCGGGAGTACGGGACGCGTGTGCTTCGACTGGTGACGTTTCTGGTCAAGGATCGGAACGTGGCTGAAGATCTCACCCAAGATGTATTTGTGAAAGTATATCGCCATCTGCCTCGGTTTCGCAAAGAGAGCAGTATCCATACGTGGATATACCGGATCGCTGTCAATGAGTGCAAAGGGCATTTGCGTTCATGGGCTTTTCGCCAGATCCTGCCACGCTCTTGGATCAAACGGGACTCTAATGTCTCTACAGAACAAATCGTGATGCATCAGTCAGAGAGAGATGAACTGGTTATGCAGGTACAAAATCTTCCCTCGATGTACCGTCAAGTGATCGTTCTTCATTATTATGCGGACTTATCCATTGCAGAGGTGGCAAACGTCTTATCTGTGTCAGAGGGTACGGTGCGGACACGATTGCATCGGGCCAGGCAGCATTTGAAGAAGCAACTGGGAGAGGAGGGTGATTGGGAATGGACGAGAACAAGTGGGTCGAACAATTAA
- a CDS encoding ABC transporter substrate-binding protein, translated as MKKRVLSAAMTSLLALAMLLTGCGGSQTAQKPAEQPKTEAPAPAATPAPEPAKSGPKQLIIGRGGDSVGLDPIQQTDGESFKVTENVFDTLVGYEEESTAVVPSLAEKWEIAPDGLTYTFHLRSGVKFHDGTDFNAEAVKWNFERWSDKSHPQHNKEGFEYYNDMFGGYKGDKDHVIKSVEAVDPQTVKFTLNRPLAPFIQNLGMSCFAIASPKAVQEMGVEKFNENPVGTGPFVFKEWKRNDTITLEKNPNYWNAGFPKLDKIVFKTIPENTARLTALTSGEIDMMDGLNPDDAQAVKDNQDLQLILRPSMNIGFVGFNVEKKPLDNPKVREALAYAINKPAIIEAFFAGLGQPAVNPMPPSIWGHNGNIKDREFSLDKAKQLLTEAGFPNGFKIKFWAMPVARPYMPDGVKIAEAIQQDLKKIGVEAEIVTMEWATYLEKTKAGEQEMFMLGWTGDNGDPDNFLATLLDKNNIGGNNRTRWANEDAHKLLMQAQSATTKEEREKLYLQVQEIIFKDVPMVPLAHSTPALAAKASIINYKPHPKGSESLEKVEFKE; from the coding sequence ATGAAGAAGAGAGTACTCTCTGCTGCCATGACCAGCTTGCTGGCACTCGCGATGCTGCTCACAGGTTGCGGCGGATCTCAAACCGCACAAAAGCCGGCAGAACAGCCAAAGACAGAAGCACCGGCGCCAGCAGCAACACCTGCACCAGAACCTGCTAAAAGTGGTCCTAAACAGTTGATCATAGGACGCGGTGGCGATTCCGTTGGTTTGGATCCAATCCAACAAACCGATGGGGAGTCTTTCAAGGTAACAGAAAACGTATTCGATACATTGGTAGGCTACGAGGAAGAGAGCACTGCGGTCGTTCCTTCTTTAGCTGAGAAATGGGAGATTGCTCCAGATGGCTTGACTTACACCTTCCATCTGCGTTCCGGAGTGAAATTCCACGACGGAACTGATTTCAATGCCGAAGCGGTGAAATGGAACTTCGAGCGTTGGAGCGACAAGAGCCATCCACAGCATAACAAGGAAGGCTTTGAATACTACAACGACATGTTCGGCGGTTACAAGGGCGACAAAGACCACGTAATCAAATCGGTGGAAGCGGTTGACCCACAAACAGTGAAGTTCACGCTGAACCGTCCGCTGGCTCCATTCATTCAAAACCTGGGCATGTCCTGCTTCGCTATCGCTTCTCCAAAAGCGGTACAAGAGATGGGCGTTGAGAAGTTTAACGAAAACCCAGTAGGTACAGGTCCATTCGTATTCAAAGAATGGAAGCGTAACGACACGATCACTTTGGAAAAGAACCCAAATTACTGGAACGCAGGATTCCCGAAATTGGACAAGATCGTATTCAAAACCATTCCTGAGAACACAGCTCGTCTGACTGCCTTGACTTCCGGAGAGATCGACATGATGGACGGTCTGAATCCAGATGACGCTCAGGCTGTAAAAGACAATCAAGATTTGCAACTGATTCTTCGTCCTTCCATGAACATCGGCTTCGTCGGTTTCAACGTGGAGAAAAAGCCACTCGACAATCCGAAAGTTCGTGAAGCACTTGCTTATGCAATCAACAAGCCCGCTATTATCGAAGCATTCTTCGCAGGACTGGGCCAACCGGCTGTTAACCCAATGCCTCCTTCTATTTGGGGCCACAATGGCAACATCAAAGACCGCGAGTTCAGTCTGGACAAAGCAAAACAATTGCTGACAGAAGCGGGCTTCCCGAACGGTTTCAAAATCAAGTTCTGGGCTATGCCTGTAGCTCGTCCATACATGCCAGATGGTGTGAAAATTGCTGAAGCAATCCAGCAAGATCTGAAAAAGATCGGTGTTGAAGCAGAAATCGTCACGATGGAATGGGCAACGTACCTGGAAAAAACAAAAGCAGGCGAACAAGAAATGTTCATGCTTGGATGGACTGGCGACAACGGAGACCCAGACAACTTCCTGGCTACCTTGCTCGACAAAAACAACATCGGCGGTAACAACCGTACGCGTTGGGCAAATGAAGATGCACACAAATTGCTGATGCAAGCACAATCCGCAACCACCAAGGAAGAGCGTGAAAAACTGTACCTGCAAGTACAGGAAATCATCTTCAAGGACGTGCCAATGGTTCCACTGGCTCACTCCACTCCTGCATTGGCTGCCAAAGCTAGCATCATCAACTACAAGCCACATCCAAAAGGTTCCGAGAGCTTGGAGAAGGTTGAATTCAAAGAGTAG
- a CDS encoding ABC transporter ATP-binding protein, with protein sequence MSQPVLQIENLQTHFFTDRGQIPAVDGVTITVNKGEVVGIVGESGCGKSVTSLSVMKLVPNPPGKIVGGAIRFKGEDLVTADEKRMREIRGNEIAMIFQEPMTSLNPVFTIGDQIGEAVRLHTKASKKESRQRAVEMLRKVGIPRAEAIVDEYPHQLSGGMRQRVMIAMAMACDPELLIADEPTTALDVTIQAQILDLMRQCNRESDTAILLITHDLGVVAEMCHRVVVMYAGNVIEEGDVRTILKNPQHPYTVGLLQSLPKLEESQERLYSIPGNVPIPGSLTVGCRFAPRCDKVTDRCRVEMPELKVVGENHRSRCWIAE encoded by the coding sequence GTGTCACAGCCTGTCCTTCAAATCGAAAACTTGCAGACGCACTTTTTTACGGACCGCGGCCAAATCCCTGCTGTTGACGGTGTCACAATCACAGTAAATAAAGGTGAAGTAGTCGGCATCGTAGGAGAATCCGGTTGTGGAAAAAGCGTAACCTCGCTTTCCGTCATGAAGCTGGTACCAAATCCTCCGGGTAAAATCGTCGGTGGAGCGATTCGCTTCAAGGGAGAAGATCTGGTTACTGCAGACGAAAAACGGATGCGGGAAATACGCGGCAACGAAATCGCGATGATCTTTCAGGAACCGATGACCTCGCTCAATCCGGTCTTTACGATTGGCGACCAAATCGGAGAAGCCGTTCGTTTACATACCAAAGCGAGTAAAAAGGAATCCCGGCAGCGCGCGGTCGAAATGCTAAGGAAAGTAGGTATTCCGCGTGCCGAAGCGATCGTGGACGAATATCCACACCAGTTATCAGGCGGGATGCGTCAGCGTGTGATGATCGCGATGGCGATGGCCTGTGATCCAGAGCTGCTGATAGCGGACGAGCCTACGACGGCATTGGACGTTACCATTCAGGCCCAGATTCTGGACTTGATGAGGCAGTGCAATCGGGAATCAGACACGGCCATTTTGCTCATCACGCACGATCTCGGAGTGGTAGCGGAAATGTGCCACCGAGTCGTTGTTATGTATGCGGGCAACGTAATTGAAGAAGGGGATGTGCGGACTATCTTGAAAAACCCGCAGCATCCATACACGGTAGGCTTGCTACAGTCACTGCCAAAGCTGGAGGAGTCCCAGGAGCGCTTGTATTCCATTCCTGGTAACGTTCCTATCCCAGGGTCGCTGACAGTCGGATGCCGTTTTGCTCCACGTTGCGACAAAGTGACGGATCGATGCCGAGTAGAAATGCCAGAGCTGAAAGTAGTGGGAGAAAACCATCGCTCGCGCTGCTGGATAGCAGAATAA
- a CDS encoding ABC transporter ATP-binding protein, translating into MAEELLVVKNLKKYYPITGGVLGGEVGVVKAVDDVSFAVKRGETLGLVGESGCGKSTTGRSLLRLIEPTAGEIYFDGVNVSSLSKDDMRKMRRDMQIVFQDPFASLNPRHNIDKILEEPLIVHGIGNSAERKKRVLEMLEVVGLSSYHARRYPHQFSGGQRQRIGIARALMLNPKLIIADEPVSALDVSIQSQVLNLMQDLQKEMGLTYVFIAHDLSVVRHISDRVGVMYLGRIVELTTSGQLYSNPLHPYTKALLSAVPTPDPDAVRDRVILQGDVPSPANPPSGCTFHTRCPHVTDECRTIRPEFRDAGDGHFVACHLYKS; encoded by the coding sequence GTGGCTGAAGAATTACTCGTCGTTAAAAACTTGAAAAAATACTATCCGATCACAGGCGGTGTCCTCGGCGGGGAAGTAGGAGTCGTAAAAGCAGTAGACGATGTTTCGTTCGCGGTAAAGCGAGGAGAAACGTTGGGGCTGGTAGGGGAGAGTGGCTGTGGGAAATCGACGACAGGACGTTCCTTACTGCGCTTGATCGAACCGACAGCAGGTGAAATCTATTTCGACGGAGTGAACGTGTCATCCCTTTCAAAAGATGACATGCGCAAGATGCGCCGCGACATGCAAATCGTCTTTCAAGATCCATTTGCTTCTCTGAATCCTCGTCATAATATTGATAAGATTCTGGAAGAGCCTCTCATTGTACATGGCATCGGTAATTCTGCAGAGCGGAAAAAACGAGTGCTAGAGATGCTAGAGGTGGTTGGCTTGAGCAGCTATCACGCACGCCGTTATCCGCATCAGTTCAGTGGCGGTCAACGCCAGCGGATCGGGATAGCCCGTGCCTTGATGCTTAATCCCAAGCTGATTATAGCGGACGAGCCGGTATCTGCTCTTGACGTGTCGATCCAATCTCAGGTCTTGAATTTGATGCAGGATCTGCAAAAGGAAATGGGTCTGACCTACGTGTTTATCGCCCATGACCTCAGCGTGGTCCGTCATATCAGCGATCGGGTTGGAGTGATGTACCTGGGGCGTATTGTAGAATTGACGACGAGTGGTCAGCTCTATAGCAATCCACTTCACCCTTATACCAAAGCCTTGCTGTCAGCGGTTCCTACGCCAGATCCAGACGCTGTGCGCGATCGGGTCATCCTCCAAGGAGATGTGCCGAGTCCAGCCAACCCACCCAGCGGTTGTACGTTCCATACGCGTTGCCCCCATGTGACGGATGAATGCCGCACAATACGACCAGAATTCCGAGATGCGGGAGACGGGCATTTTGTGGCTTGCCATCTATACAAGTCATAG
- a CDS encoding alpha/beta fold hydrolase, with protein sequence MERILTLSNGEQIACTFLGQGTPLVCIHAPCIGSINFTSQQPLSDSYQLVLPDLPGHGRSSSLAKPFTIHDLAVYLHELMGLLGHERPILLGYSQGASIALEYALSFPDEVQGLILVSGFSEVSDLYLHSRFYIAEAMASIHGVPLLARSITTSHVESPDMQETWIRHVSLTDADTLKHLYVAGHSYHCTERLPEIHLPTLLVYGEEDRHMYRYRLLLHQGLPQAESVIIPGVAHQVVTKASAELNRLCREFSYVKKGG encoded by the coding sequence ATGGAACGAATCCTCACTCTTTCAAACGGAGAACAGATTGCGTGCACCTTTTTGGGTCAAGGCACTCCACTCGTTTGCATTCACGCTCCCTGCATTGGTTCTATTAATTTTACTTCCCAACAGCCCCTCTCGGATTCATACCAGTTAGTACTGCCTGATCTACCCGGTCATGGTCGAAGCAGTTCTCTCGCAAAGCCATTCACTATTCACGATCTGGCTGTATACCTGCATGAGCTAATGGGTTTATTGGGTCATGAACGTCCGATATTGCTTGGCTATTCGCAAGGAGCCTCCATAGCTTTAGAATACGCGCTCTCTTTTCCAGACGAGGTTCAAGGCTTGATCTTAGTCAGCGGCTTTTCTGAAGTGAGCGATCTTTATTTACACAGTCGCTTTTACATAGCAGAAGCCATGGCCAGTATCCATGGCGTTCCCCTCCTCGCCAGGAGCATTACCACTTCCCATGTAGAAAGCCCGGACATGCAAGAAACATGGATCAGGCACGTTTCCTTGACTGACGCCGATACCTTGAAACATCTGTATGTAGCTGGCCATTCCTATCATTGCACGGAAAGACTACCTGAGATTCACCTGCCGACCCTCCTCGTCTATGGGGAAGAAGACCGACATATGTACCGATACAGACTGCTGCTCCATCAAGGGCTACCCCAAGCTGAAAGCGTCATAATCCCAGGCGTTGCTCATCAAGTAGTTACCAAAGCTTCTGCTGAATTGAATCGACTATGTCGTGAGTTTTCCTACGTAAAAAAGGGAGGGTAG
- a CDS encoding ABC transporter permease has translation MANTQVQTVPLKVKDEQIISPWREAWRALRKNKLAMVGLGIIIFFVVVALFAPIIAPYPYDEGELVMKNKPPSEEHWFGTDYNGRDVFSRVVYGARISLWVGTFSVIGSVVAGTILGLLAGYYGKWVDTLISRIFDIMLAFPSILLAIAIVAILGPSLQNALLAIAIINIPTFGRLVRSRVLSLKEEEFVMAARAIGMKDSRILMQHILPNSLAPIIVTGTMGIATAIIEAAALGFLGLGAQPPEPEWGKMLSDSRQYIQKAPWTVIFPGLSIMLTVLGFNLIGDGLRDALDPRMKN, from the coding sequence ATGGCAAATACACAAGTACAAACTGTACCTTTGAAAGTGAAGGACGAGCAGATTATCTCACCTTGGCGAGAAGCCTGGCGAGCATTGCGTAAAAACAAGCTGGCGATGGTCGGACTGGGGATTATTATCTTTTTCGTAGTCGTTGCCCTTTTTGCACCGATTATTGCCCCTTACCCATACGATGAAGGTGAACTGGTCATGAAGAACAAGCCGCCTTCTGAAGAGCATTGGTTTGGTACGGACTATAACGGGCGGGACGTATTTAGCCGCGTGGTTTATGGTGCACGCATTTCCTTGTGGGTAGGTACTTTCTCCGTTATTGGCTCGGTAGTCGCAGGTACGATCCTTGGCTTGCTGGCCGGCTACTATGGCAAATGGGTAGATACGCTCATTTCCCGTATTTTTGACATCATGTTGGCATTTCCAAGTATCCTTTTGGCGATTGCCATTGTCGCCATATTAGGTCCGTCATTACAGAATGCATTGTTGGCGATTGCGATCATTAACATTCCGACTTTTGGTCGCTTGGTGCGTTCGCGGGTTCTGAGTCTAAAAGAAGAAGAATTCGTCATGGCGGCACGTGCGATTGGGATGAAGGATTCACGCATTCTCATGCAGCATATTTTGCCGAATAGCTTGGCTCCGATCATCGTTACCGGTACGATGGGGATTGCAACGGCCATTATCGAAGCAGCGGCTCTTGGCTTTTTGGGTCTGGGTGCACAGCCACCTGAGCCTGAGTGGGGGAAAATGCTGTCTGATTCCCGTCAGTACATCCAAAAAGCTCCGTGGACCGTTATTTTCCCGGGCTTGTCAATCATGCTGACTGTTCTTGGTTTTAACTTGATTGGGGATGGTTTGCGCGATGCACTCGACCCACGGATGAAAAACTAA
- a CDS encoding M24 family metallopeptidase produces MFQERIQKLHDFLIKQELDAVLISSPKHVYYLTGFFTDPHERFLGLIIPATGEPSLIVPALDREAASAASSVPNIFTHTDIQNPYDVLKQTLPSNLQHLGIEKSHMTVERYEAMGEVVGASRYFDVEEPLREMRLIKSADEVVRMKHAIQLVEDSLSETLKKVKPGVTEMELVAELEFQMKRLGAEGPSFTSMVLAGEKSALPHGKPGTREVREGEVLLFDIGVEANGYVSDITRTFAVGEINEQLREIYETVLAANEAAIAEIRPGVTFAHLDQTARDVISAKGYGEYFMHRLGHGLGMDVHEYPSVHGQNQEQLRAGMVFTIEPGIYVPGVGGVRIEDDVLVTETGVEVLTQFPKQLTVIG; encoded by the coding sequence ATGTTCCAAGAACGCATTCAGAAGCTGCATGATTTTCTTATCAAGCAAGAACTCGACGCGGTGTTGATCTCCTCTCCCAAGCATGTTTATTATTTGACAGGTTTTTTCACCGATCCTCATGAACGTTTTCTAGGCCTGATCATTCCTGCAACAGGTGAGCCATCGTTGATCGTTCCGGCACTGGACCGTGAAGCAGCGTCTGCGGCTTCATCCGTCCCAAATATTTTCACCCACACGGATATACAAAATCCATATGACGTATTAAAGCAAACGCTTCCATCTAATTTACAGCATCTGGGGATTGAAAAAAGCCATATGACTGTGGAGCGTTACGAAGCGATGGGCGAGGTAGTAGGTGCTTCCCGCTACTTCGATGTAGAAGAGCCTCTGCGTGAAATGAGACTGATCAAATCGGCGGATGAAGTGGTGCGCATGAAACACGCAATCCAATTGGTCGAAGATTCTTTGAGCGAAACATTGAAAAAAGTAAAGCCAGGTGTTACAGAAATGGAACTCGTAGCGGAGCTGGAATTCCAGATGAAGCGACTGGGTGCAGAAGGTCCTTCCTTTACCTCTATGGTGTTGGCTGGCGAAAAATCTGCATTGCCACATGGGAAACCGGGAACACGTGAAGTGCGCGAAGGCGAGGTTCTGTTGTTTGATATCGGCGTCGAAGCAAACGGCTATGTTTCCGATATTACCCGTACATTTGCTGTGGGAGAAATTAACGAACAACTGCGCGAGATTTATGAGACTGTACTGGCTGCCAACGAAGCGGCCATCGCTGAAATTCGACCAGGCGTGACGTTTGCTCATCTCGACCAAACGGCGCGTGATGTGATTTCTGCCAAAGGCTATGGAGAGTATTTCATGCATCGTCTAGGCCATGGTCTGGGTATGGATGTTCATGAATATCCATCCGTTCACGGGCAAAATCAAGAACAGCTGCGTGCCGGCATGGTATTTACCATTGAACCGGGAATCTACGTTCCAGGAGTAGGCGGAGTGCGGATCGAAGACGATGTGCTCGTGACAGAGACTGGCGTAGAAGTGCTTACTCAATTCCCGAAACAACTGACGGTAATCGGCTAA